The proteins below are encoded in one region of Motilibacter peucedani:
- the arfA gene encoding arabinosylfuranosidase ArfA, with protein sequence MPSASLRLDPAHAVAPVNPRTFGSFVEHMGRCVYTGIYEPGHPTADADGFRGDVLELTRELGVTLVRYPGGNFVSGYRWEDGTGPRESRPVRRDLAWHSLETNEVGIDEFARWARKAGLEVMYALNLGTRGVQEALDAHEYLNQPSGTALSDLRRANGSEEPHGVRIFCLGNEMDGPWQTGHKTAHEYGRLAAETARALRSADPGIELVACGSSGSGMPTFGAWESTVLELAYDQVDYISAHAYYEELDGDLGSFLASSRDMDHFVDSVVATADSVGARLKSTKKINVSFDEWNVWYLSRFENDPKPETWDVAPRVIEDHYNLADAVVVGSLLISLLRHSDRVTVACQAQLVNVIAPIMTEPGGRAWRQTIFHPFALTSRLARGTVLHVGVDAPTYDTAKFGAVPTVDAVATHDEATGELVVFAVNRSLDEATALTVPLAAFADLELAETWTVAGDDPYVRNTADEPDRVAPRPLEGASVDGSSLTAALPPCSWSALRLVPRAGA encoded by the coding sequence ATGCCCTCCGCCTCGCTCCGGCTCGACCCCGCGCACGCCGTCGCACCCGTCAACCCGCGCACCTTCGGCTCGTTCGTCGAGCACATGGGGCGCTGCGTCTACACCGGCATCTACGAGCCCGGCCACCCCACCGCCGACGCCGACGGCTTCCGCGGCGACGTCCTGGAGCTGACGCGCGAGCTCGGCGTGACGCTGGTGCGCTACCCCGGCGGCAACTTCGTCTCGGGATACCGCTGGGAGGACGGCACCGGCCCGCGCGAGTCGCGCCCGGTGCGCCGCGACCTCGCCTGGCACTCGCTCGAGACCAACGAGGTCGGCATCGACGAGTTCGCGCGCTGGGCGCGCAAGGCCGGGCTCGAGGTGATGTACGCGCTCAACCTCGGGACCCGGGGCGTGCAGGAGGCGCTCGACGCGCACGAGTACCTCAACCAGCCGTCCGGCACCGCGCTCTCGGACCTGCGCCGCGCCAACGGCAGCGAGGAGCCCCACGGCGTACGCATCTTCTGCCTCGGCAACGAGATGGACGGCCCCTGGCAGACGGGCCACAAGACCGCCCACGAGTACGGCCGCCTGGCCGCTGAGACCGCGCGCGCCCTGCGCAGCGCCGACCCCGGGATCGAGCTCGTCGCGTGCGGCAGCTCGGGCTCGGGGATGCCGACCTTCGGGGCCTGGGAGTCGACCGTCCTGGAGCTGGCCTACGACCAGGTCGACTACATCTCGGCGCACGCCTACTACGAGGAGCTCGACGGCGACCTCGGCAGCTTCCTGGCGAGCTCGCGCGACATGGACCACTTCGTCGACAGCGTCGTCGCCACCGCCGACAGCGTGGGTGCGCGGCTCAAGAGCACGAAGAAGATCAACGTCTCCTTCGACGAGTGGAACGTCTGGTACCTCAGCCGCTTCGAGAACGACCCGAAGCCCGAGACCTGGGACGTCGCGCCGCGGGTCATCGAGGACCACTACAACCTCGCCGACGCCGTCGTGGTCGGCAGCCTGCTGATCTCGCTGCTGCGCCACTCCGACCGCGTCACGGTCGCCTGCCAGGCCCAGCTCGTCAACGTGATCGCACCGATCATGACCGAGCCCGGCGGCCGCGCCTGGCGGCAGACGATCTTCCACCCCTTCGCCCTGACCTCGCGGCTGGCCCGCGGCACGGTGCTGCACGTGGGGGTGGACGCACCGACCTACGACACGGCGAAGTTCGGCGCGGTGCCGACCGTCGACGCCGTCGCCACCCACGACGAGGCGACCGGCGAGCTGGTCGTCTTCGCGGTCAACCGCTCGCTCGACGAGGCCACCGCGCTGACGGTGCCGCTCGCCGCCTTCGCGGACCTCGAGCTCGCCGAGACGTGGACGGTCGCCGGCGACGACCCCTACGTCCGCAACACCGCCGACGAGCCCGACCGGGTGGCCCCCCGGCCGCTCGAGGGCGCCTCGGTCGACGGCTCGTCGCTGACCGCCGCCCTGCCCCCGTGCTCGTGGTCGGCGCTCCGGCTCGTCCCCCGCGCCGGCGCCTAG
- a CDS encoding LacI family DNA-binding transcriptional regulator, translating to MAEPTLRDVALLAGVSPRTVSNVVNGYAQVSPQTRAKVEKALEQLDYRPNVLARNLANGRSGQVAVVVPYLDTPYFAELLQAIIPRVRARGFNVLVDQTDGDRAHEAELIRRKARGFLYDGMILSPLGLSQADLAGRDPDLPLVILGERSSDGAFDHVGIDDVAASCEAVTHLLSLGRRRIAAVGDQPYATGEAAQRRTAGYRLAHERAGLPVDESLIVQTPRFNRVDGATAMARLLDRPDPPDAVFGYSDLVALGAIRVLLERGLRVPEDVAVVGYDDIEDGRYSTPSVSTISPDKSTIAEAAVDRLLRRIESRGPVTGEEFVVPWTLVARESTVGRGAP from the coding sequence ATGGCAGAGCCGACCCTCCGCGACGTGGCACTGCTGGCGGGCGTCTCCCCGCGCACGGTCTCCAACGTGGTCAACGGCTACGCGCAGGTCAGCCCGCAGACCCGGGCCAAGGTCGAGAAGGCCCTCGAGCAGCTCGACTACCGGCCCAACGTGCTGGCCCGCAACCTCGCCAACGGGCGCTCGGGACAGGTGGCGGTCGTCGTGCCCTACCTCGACACGCCCTACTTCGCCGAGCTGCTGCAGGCGATCATCCCGCGCGTGCGGGCCCGCGGCTTCAACGTCCTGGTCGACCAGACCGACGGGGACCGCGCCCACGAGGCCGAGCTGATCCGCCGCAAGGCGCGCGGCTTCCTCTACGACGGCATGATCCTGAGCCCGCTCGGCCTCTCGCAGGCCGACCTCGCCGGCCGCGACCCGGACCTGCCGCTGGTGATCCTGGGCGAGCGCAGCTCCGACGGCGCCTTCGACCACGTCGGCATCGACGACGTGGCGGCCTCCTGCGAGGCGGTCACGCACCTGCTGTCGCTCGGGCGCCGGCGCATCGCGGCGGTCGGCGACCAGCCGTACGCGACGGGCGAGGCGGCGCAGCGGCGCACCGCGGGCTACCGGCTGGCACACGAGCGCGCGGGCCTGCCGGTCGACGAGTCGCTCATCGTCCAGACCCCGCGCTTCAACCGGGTCGACGGCGCCACCGCGATGGCGCGCCTGCTCGACCGCCCCGACCCCCCGGACGCGGTGTTCGGCTACAGCGACCTCGTGGCGCTCGGCGCGATCCGGGTGCTGCTCGAGCGCGGGCTGCGCGTGCCCGAGGACGTCGCGGTCGTCGGCTACGACGACATCGAGGACGGCCGCTACTCGACGCCCAGCGTCAGCACCATCTCGCCGGACAAGTCGACCATCGCCGAGGCCGCCGTCGACCGGCTCCTGCGCCGCATCGAGTCGCGCGGGCCGGTCACCGGCGAGGAGTTCGTGGTGCCCTGGACGCTGGTGGCCCGCGAGAGCACCGTGGGCCGGGGCGCCCCGTAG
- a CDS encoding putative bifunctional diguanylate cyclase/phosphodiesterase, translated as MAVPSLEPALRPVPDAEPALAAVLEHSSGLIFVIDDERVIRWASPAVLSQLPTPTLPLVGTNGNRLIHPDSAAVARAAAERCRHTGEPQVVELCLLLGSQGAESAYEAKRWFEVTFSNLLGHPQVRGLVVDAHDITERVAHEKELEHLAFHDRLTGLPNRLRLERELAEASDDGRLRAVLVLDLDGFTRVNDRLGVAAGDAVLRSTAFRLRREVRAAGLAAFLGGDEFVVVLPSVTSTAEAVLLAERLAGALSEPIRADEEMVTVGASVGVAVDEPDGIHGDELLRRAGTAMHEAKRRGGGCVAVFDADGAARAAQRLRLAAGLVEAERRGELLLHYQPLLRLRDDSVVEAEALLRWQAPDRLVPPDEFIPVAEETGLVVGLGRWALQQACGDLAALALPGARLAVNLSARQLHHPALVKSVEAALQRSGVDPASLIVELTESAVVEDPDAAQSVLGRLKALGLQLALDDFGTGYSSLSYLLRLPVDILKVDRSFAADLAADDRTRRLLGSIAALAHDLGMSVTVEGVETEEQLAAVRAAGADTAQGWLIGRPVPLAELRTRLLASPAS; from the coding sequence ATGGCCGTGCCCTCCCTCGAGCCTGCGCTGCGCCCCGTGCCGGACGCCGAGCCCGCGCTCGCCGCGGTGCTCGAGCACAGCTCCGGGCTGATCTTCGTCATCGACGACGAGCGCGTCATCCGCTGGGCGAGCCCCGCGGTGCTCTCCCAGCTGCCCACGCCGACGCTGCCGCTGGTCGGCACCAACGGCAACCGGCTCATCCACCCCGACTCCGCCGCGGTCGCCCGGGCCGCGGCCGAGCGCTGCCGGCACACCGGCGAGCCGCAGGTGGTCGAGCTGTGCCTGCTGCTCGGCAGCCAGGGCGCGGAGTCGGCCTACGAGGCCAAGCGCTGGTTCGAGGTCACCTTCAGCAACCTGCTGGGCCACCCGCAGGTGCGCGGCCTCGTGGTCGACGCCCACGACATCACCGAGCGGGTCGCCCACGAGAAGGAGCTCGAGCACCTCGCCTTCCACGACCGGCTGACCGGGCTGCCCAACCGGCTGCGGCTCGAGCGCGAGCTCGCCGAGGCGTCCGACGACGGGCGGCTGCGCGCCGTCCTCGTGCTCGACCTCGACGGCTTCACGCGGGTCAACGACCGGCTCGGCGTCGCCGCGGGCGACGCGGTTCTGCGCTCCACCGCCTTCCGGCTGCGGCGCGAGGTGCGCGCCGCCGGGCTCGCCGCCTTCCTCGGTGGCGACGAGTTCGTCGTCGTGCTGCCCTCGGTGACCTCGACCGCCGAGGCCGTGCTGCTCGCCGAGCGGCTGGCCGGCGCCCTGTCCGAGCCCATCCGGGCCGACGAGGAGATGGTGACGGTCGGCGCCAGCGTCGGGGTCGCCGTCGACGAGCCCGACGGGATCCACGGCGACGAGCTGCTGCGCCGGGCGGGCACCGCGATGCACGAGGCCAAGCGGCGCGGCGGCGGCTGCGTCGCGGTCTTCGACGCCGACGGTGCCGCGCGCGCCGCGCAGCGCCTGCGGCTCGCGGCCGGGCTGGTCGAGGCCGAGCGGCGCGGCGAGCTGCTCCTGCACTACCAGCCCCTGCTGCGGCTGCGCGACGACTCGGTCGTCGAGGCCGAGGCGCTGCTGCGCTGGCAGGCGCCCGACCGCCTGGTGCCGCCCGACGAGTTCATCCCCGTCGCCGAGGAGACCGGCCTGGTCGTCGGCCTCGGCCGGTGGGCGCTGCAGCAGGCGTGCGGCGACCTCGCGGCGCTGGCGCTGCCCGGCGCCCGGCTGGCGGTCAACCTCTCGGCCCGCCAGCTGCACCACCCCGCGCTGGTCAAGTCGGTCGAGGCGGCGCTGCAGCGCTCGGGCGTCGACCCGGCCTCGCTGATCGTCGAGCTGACCGAGAGCGCCGTCGTCGAGGACCCCGACGCGGCGCAGAGCGTCCTCGGCCGGCTCAAGGCCCTGGGCCTGCAGCTGGCGCTCGACGACTTCGGCACCGGCTACTCGTCGTTGAGCTACCTGCTCCGCCTGCCCGTCGACATCTTGAAGGTGGACCGGTCGTTCGCCGCCGACCTCGCGGCCGACGACCGGACCCGCCGCCTGCTCGGCAGCATCGCCGCGCTGGCGCACGACCTCGGCATGTCGGTGACGGTCGAAGGCGTCGAGACCGAGGAGCAGCTCGCCGCCGTGCGGGCCGCCGGCGCCGACACGGCGCAGGGCTGGCTCATCGGTCGGCCGGTGCCGCTGGCCGAGCTGCGGACCCGGCTGCTCGCGTCTCCGGCATCGTGA
- the msrA gene encoding peptide-methionine (S)-S-oxide reductase MsrA, producing the protein MLFGRSKPGPVSADTALPGRASRPYSVPARHTVLGNPIEGPFPEGLEVAYFAMGCFWGAERAFWEVPGVWSTAAGYQGGFTTHPTYDETCTGLTGHTEAVQVVYDPAKVTYAELLKVFWESHDPTQGDRQGNDVGTQYRSAAYWTTEAQREALEASKPAFEARLREAGFGPVTTETGPAGPFYYAEDYHQQYLDKVPGGYCGLGGTGVSCPVGVLGA; encoded by the coding sequence ATGCTGTTCGGACGATCGAAGCCCGGTCCCGTCTCCGCCGACACCGCCCTCCCGGGGCGCGCCTCCCGCCCCTACTCCGTGCCCGCCCGGCACACCGTGCTGGGCAACCCGATCGAGGGCCCGTTCCCCGAGGGCCTCGAGGTCGCCTACTTCGCGATGGGCTGCTTCTGGGGCGCCGAGCGCGCGTTCTGGGAGGTGCCTGGCGTGTGGTCGACCGCCGCGGGCTACCAGGGCGGCTTCACGACGCACCCCACCTACGACGAGACGTGCACCGGGCTGACCGGGCACACCGAGGCGGTCCAGGTCGTCTACGACCCGGCGAAGGTGACCTACGCCGAGCTGCTCAAGGTGTTCTGGGAGTCGCACGACCCGACGCAGGGCGACCGCCAGGGCAACGACGTCGGCACGCAGTACCGCTCCGCCGCCTACTGGACCACCGAGGCGCAGCGCGAGGCCCTCGAGGCCTCGAAGCCGGCCTTCGAGGCGCGGCTGCGCGAAGCAGGCTTCGGCCCCGTCACGACCGAGACCGGCCCGGCCGGCCCGTTCTACTACGCCGAGGACTACCACCAGCAGTACCTCGACAAGGTGCCTGGCGGCTACTGCGGCCTGGGCGGCACCGGCGTGAGCTGCCCGGTCGGGGTGCTGGGGGCCTAG
- a CDS encoding DUF4287 domain-containing protein, protein MSNGHSDETHAQLISRIPETTGRGLADWFKALEDGPSLVRFDERVEWLRTEHELSHGYAAAIVHEHDLQKAQRAFG, encoded by the coding sequence ATGTCGAACGGCCACTCCGACGAGACGCACGCACAGCTCATCTCGCGCATCCCGGAGACGACCGGGCGCGGACTGGCCGACTGGTTCAAGGCGCTCGAGGACGGCCCGAGCCTCGTCCGCTTCGACGAGCGCGTCGAGTGGCTGCGCACCGAGCACGAGCTGTCGCACGGCTACGCCGCTGCGATCGTCCACGAGCACGACCTCCAGAAGGCCCAGCGCGCGTTCGGCTGA
- a CDS encoding LLM class F420-dependent oxidoreductase, translating into MTEFGYTLMGEQSGPRELVRHAVRAEGVGYDFLVSSDHYFPWLTSQGHSPYAWSVLGAVAQATERIPFMTYVTCPLFRYHPAVVAQKAATLNLLSDGRFTLGLGAGENLNEHVVGHGWPSADIRHEMFTEALEIITGLFEGGYVTYRGQHFDVDSAKLWDLPDSLTPIGVAVSGPSSCRIAGEYADVMIATEPKPELGQMFDAAGGTGKPRVGQLPVSFGTDEDAAVQRAHDQFRWFGLTWKVNAELPGTASFAAASQFVAPDDVASSIPCGDDVDAVVEAARAFVDAGFTGVALVQIGGDVQEEFLDWSQSELLPALRREYGSAAG; encoded by the coding sequence ATGACCGAGTTCGGCTACACCTTGATGGGCGAGCAGTCCGGACCGCGCGAGCTGGTCCGCCACGCAGTCCGGGCCGAGGGCGTCGGCTACGACTTCCTCGTCAGCAGCGACCACTACTTCCCGTGGCTGACGTCGCAAGGGCACTCGCCGTACGCCTGGAGCGTGCTCGGCGCCGTCGCCCAGGCGACCGAGCGGATCCCGTTCATGACGTACGTGACCTGCCCGCTCTTCCGCTACCACCCGGCCGTCGTGGCGCAGAAGGCTGCGACGCTCAACCTGCTCTCGGACGGCCGGTTCACGCTCGGGCTGGGCGCCGGCGAGAACCTCAACGAGCACGTCGTCGGCCACGGCTGGCCGTCGGCCGACATCCGGCACGAGATGTTCACCGAGGCGCTCGAGATCATCACCGGGCTGTTCGAGGGCGGCTACGTGACCTACCGCGGCCAGCACTTCGACGTCGACTCGGCCAAGCTCTGGGACCTGCCCGACTCCCTCACGCCCATCGGCGTCGCGGTCTCGGGCCCGTCGTCGTGCCGGATCGCGGGCGAGTACGCCGACGTCATGATCGCGACGGAGCCCAAGCCGGAGCTCGGCCAGATGTTCGACGCGGCCGGCGGCACGGGCAAGCCGCGCGTCGGCCAGCTGCCGGTGTCGTTCGGCACCGACGAGGACGCCGCGGTGCAGCGGGCGCACGACCAGTTCCGCTGGTTCGGGCTGACCTGGAAGGTCAACGCCGAGCTGCCGGGCACCGCCTCGTTCGCGGCGGCGTCGCAGTTCGTCGCCCCTGACGACGTGGCGAGCTCGATCCCCTGCGGCGACGACGTCGACGCGGTCGTCGAGGCGGCGCGGGCCTTCGTGGACGCGGGGTTCACCGGCGTCGCGCTCGTGCAGATCGGCGGGGACGTGCAGGAGGAGTTCCTCGACTGGTCTCAGTCCGAGCTGCTCCCCGCGCTGCGGCGGGAGTACGGGTCGGCGGCGGGATAG
- a CDS encoding cystathionine gamma-synthase, with protein MSDAYGFETLAIHAGQEPDAATGAVVPPIVQASTYKQDGVGGLRGGYEYSRSGNPTRTALEGCLAALEGGSRAVAFGSGLGAEDTLVRTVLKPGDHVVFPNDAYGGTHRLFNRLWSRWGISFDPVDLRDLDAVRAAVRPETALVWVETPSNPLLSVADIAGLAAIAHEQGALCLVDNTFASPYLQQPLSLGADVVVHSTTKYLGGHSDVVGGALVVTDPELGERLAFHQNASGSVPGPFDCWLVLRGARTLGVRMDRHCANAAKVVELLVEHPAVASVLYPGLPEHPGHEVAARQMRAFGGMVSFRLRGGEEAALRVCERAEVFTLGESLGGVESLIEHPGRMTHASVAGSQLEVPSDLVRLSVGIESVEDLLADLEQALA; from the coding sequence ATGAGCGACGCGTACGGCTTCGAGACCCTGGCCATCCACGCGGGCCAGGAGCCCGACGCCGCGACCGGTGCGGTGGTGCCGCCCATCGTGCAGGCCTCCACCTACAAGCAGGACGGCGTCGGCGGCCTGCGCGGCGGCTACGAGTACTCCCGCTCGGGCAACCCCACGCGTACCGCGCTCGAGGGGTGCCTCGCGGCGCTCGAGGGCGGCAGCCGCGCTGTCGCGTTCGGCTCCGGGCTCGGCGCCGAGGACACCCTCGTCCGCACCGTGCTGAAGCCGGGCGACCACGTGGTCTTCCCGAACGACGCCTACGGCGGCACCCACCGGCTCTTCAACCGGCTGTGGTCGCGGTGGGGCATCTCGTTCGACCCGGTCGACCTGCGCGACCTCGACGCCGTGCGCGCGGCCGTGCGTCCCGAGACCGCGCTGGTCTGGGTCGAGACGCCGTCGAACCCGCTGCTCTCCGTCGCCGACATCGCCGGGCTGGCCGCGATCGCCCACGAGCAGGGCGCGCTGTGCCTGGTGGACAACACCTTCGCCTCGCCCTACCTCCAGCAGCCGCTGTCACTGGGCGCCGACGTCGTCGTGCACTCGACCACGAAGTACCTCGGCGGCCACTCCGACGTCGTCGGCGGTGCGCTGGTCGTCACAGACCCCGAGCTCGGCGAGCGCCTCGCGTTCCACCAGAACGCCTCGGGCTCGGTGCCCGGCCCCTTCGACTGCTGGCTGGTGCTGCGTGGCGCGCGCACCCTCGGCGTACGCATGGACCGGCACTGCGCCAACGCGGCCAAGGTCGTCGAGCTCCTCGTCGAGCACCCGGCGGTCGCGTCGGTGCTCTACCCCGGCCTGCCCGAGCACCCAGGGCACGAGGTGGCTGCGCGCCAGATGCGCGCCTTCGGCGGCATGGTGTCGTTCCGGCTGCGGGGCGGCGAGGAGGCGGCGCTCCGCGTCTGCGAGCGGGCGGAGGTCTTCACCCTGGGCGAGTCGCTCGGCGGCGTCGAGTCGCTGATCGAGCACCCCGGCCGCATGACGCACGCGTCGGTCGCGGGCTCGCAGCTGGAGGTGCCGAGCGACCTCGTGCGGCTCTCGGTGGGCATCGAGAGCGTCGAGGACCTGCTCGCGGACCTGGAGCAGGCGCTGGCCTGA
- a CDS encoding cystathionine beta-synthase, translated as MDYVESVVDLVGSTPLVRLRSVAAHVAPLVLAKVEYFNPGGSVKDRIAVRMVDAAEASGALKPGGTIVEPTSGNTGVGLALVAQQRGYKTIFVCPDKVAVDKRNVLKAYGAEVVVCPTAVDPEDPRSYYSVSDRLAREVEGAWKPDQYSNAENPRSHYETTGPELWRQTEGRVTHFVTGVGTGGTISGTGRYLKEVSEGRVRVVGADPEGSVYSGGTGRPYLVEGVGEDFWPSAYDPEVADEIVAVSDRDSFAMTRRLAREEGLLVGGSCGMAVAAALRVAERGTADDVVVVLLPDGGRGYLSKIFNDDWMASYGFLSTSSEATVGEVLRAKDPSAVPAFVHTHPSETVREAVDILREYGVSQMPVVRAEPPVKAAEIVGSVSEKALLDALFAGRAHLADRLDQHMSAPLPIIGAGEPVSAAVKALEDAGAAVVISDGDPVGVVTRQDLLAHLTEA; from the coding sequence GTGGACTACGTGGAGTCGGTCGTCGACCTCGTTGGCAGCACCCCGCTCGTACGCCTGCGCAGCGTCGCGGCCCACGTGGCCCCGCTGGTGCTGGCGAAGGTCGAGTACTTCAACCCCGGCGGGTCGGTCAAGGACCGCATCGCCGTGCGGATGGTCGACGCGGCCGAGGCGAGCGGCGCCCTGAAGCCCGGCGGCACCATCGTCGAGCCCACCTCCGGCAACACCGGCGTGGGCCTCGCGCTCGTCGCGCAGCAGCGCGGCTACAAGACGATCTTCGTCTGCCCCGACAAGGTGGCGGTCGACAAGCGCAACGTGCTCAAGGCCTACGGTGCCGAGGTCGTGGTGTGCCCGACCGCCGTCGACCCGGAGGACCCGCGCTCCTACTACAGCGTCAGCGACCGGCTCGCCCGCGAGGTCGAGGGCGCCTGGAAGCCCGACCAGTACTCCAACGCCGAGAACCCGCGCTCCCACTACGAGACGACCGGGCCGGAGCTCTGGCGCCAGACCGAAGGCCGCGTCACGCACTTCGTCACCGGCGTGGGCACGGGCGGCACCATCAGCGGCACCGGGCGCTACCTCAAGGAGGTGTCGGAGGGCCGGGTGCGCGTCGTCGGCGCCGACCCGGAGGGCTCGGTCTACAGCGGCGGCACCGGCCGGCCCTACCTCGTCGAGGGCGTGGGCGAGGACTTCTGGCCCAGCGCCTACGACCCGGAGGTCGCCGACGAGATCGTCGCGGTCTCCGACCGCGACTCGTTCGCGATGACGCGGCGCCTGGCGCGCGAGGAGGGCCTGCTCGTCGGCGGCTCCTGCGGCATGGCGGTCGCCGCCGCCCTGCGCGTCGCCGAGCGCGGCACCGCCGACGACGTGGTCGTGGTGCTGCTCCCCGACGGCGGCCGCGGCTACCTCTCCAAGATCTTCAACGACGACTGGATGGCGTCCTACGGCTTCCTGTCGACCTCGTCGGAGGCCACGGTCGGCGAGGTGCTGCGCGCCAAGGACCCCAGCGCCGTGCCGGCGTTCGTGCACACCCACCCGTCGGAGACGGTGCGCGAGGCGGTCGACATCCTGCGCGAGTACGGCGTCTCGCAGATGCCGGTCGTGCGCGCCGAGCCGCCGGTCAAGGCCGCCGAGATCGTCGGGTCGGTGTCGGAGAAGGCGCTGCTCGACGCGCTGTTCGCCGGCCGCGCCCACCTCGCCGACCGCCTCGACCAGCACATGAGCGCGCCGCTGCCGATCATCGGCGCGGGAGAGCCGGTGTCAGCCGCGGTCAAGGCCCTCGAGGACGCGGGGGCCGCCGTCGTGATCTCCGACGGCGACCCCGTGGGCGTCGTGACGCGGCAGGACCTGCTCGCGCACCTGACCGAGGCCTAG
- a CDS encoding PPOX class F420-dependent oxidoreductase: MDAEDARRFLARSHRAVLSTTRRDGRPQLSPVTATVDAAGRVVVSSRETAVKVKNLRRDPRVSLCAFPDEFFGDWVQVEGTAELVPLPEALELLVDYYRSVSGEHPDWDDYRRAMVEQQRVLIRFEIERAGPNVSG; encoded by the coding sequence GTGGACGCCGAGGACGCCCGCCGCTTCCTCGCCCGCTCGCACCGGGCGGTTCTCTCGACCACCCGGCGCGACGGGCGCCCGCAGCTCTCGCCGGTGACGGCCACGGTCGACGCCGCGGGCCGCGTGGTCGTGAGCTCGCGCGAGACGGCGGTCAAGGTCAAGAACCTGCGGCGCGACCCGCGGGTCTCGCTGTGCGCCTTCCCCGACGAGTTCTTCGGTGACTGGGTGCAGGTCGAGGGCACCGCCGAGCTCGTCCCGTTGCCGGAGGCGCTCGAGCTGCTCGTCGACTACTACCGCAGCGTCTCGGGCGAGCACCCGGACTGGGACGACTACCGCCGCGCGATGGTCGAGCAGCAGCGGGTCCTCATCCGCTTCGAGATCGAGCGGGCCGGGCCGAACGTCAGCGGATGA
- a CDS encoding SGNH/GDSL hydrolase family protein, which yields MGRASTARRIAVAAAFGGTGVGAVWASVYGLVNVEAKMARKRIGPADKPLPCDGTYGEQLAGAPLSMVMLGDSSAAGLGVLRAADAPAARIAAGLAHAARRPVRLTCVARVGATSAALEDQVTSALPARPHVAVVMVGSNDVTHKVAPAVSVRMLEQAVRRLREAGCEVVVGTCPDLGTLEPLAQPLRWLARRASRELAAAQTIGVVEAGGRTVSLGDLLGPEFEADPAAMFSEDGFHPSSEGYARAADVLLPSVLAALGFAVPDVAGAVPSRGEGVRAVADAAVAAADRAGSEVTATQVAGRDRGPAGRWALLQRRRAEPAPSLQEAAEAPKGG from the coding sequence GTGGGACGTGCCTCGACCGCTCGGCGCATCGCGGTGGCCGCCGCCTTCGGCGGCACCGGCGTCGGTGCCGTCTGGGCCTCGGTCTACGGGCTCGTCAACGTCGAGGCGAAGATGGCGCGCAAGCGCATCGGCCCGGCCGACAAGCCGCTGCCGTGCGACGGCACCTACGGCGAGCAGCTCGCCGGTGCCCCGCTCTCGATGGTGATGCTCGGCGACTCGAGCGCCGCCGGGCTCGGCGTCCTGCGCGCCGCCGACGCACCGGCCGCGCGCATCGCGGCCGGGCTGGCGCACGCTGCCCGCCGACCCGTACGCCTCACCTGCGTCGCGCGGGTCGGCGCGACCTCCGCCGCCCTCGAGGACCAGGTGACGAGCGCGCTGCCCGCCCGGCCGCACGTCGCGGTCGTCATGGTGGGCAGCAACGACGTGACCCACAAGGTCGCACCGGCGGTCTCGGTGCGCATGCTGGAGCAGGCGGTGCGGCGGCTGCGCGAGGCCGGCTGCGAGGTCGTGGTCGGCACCTGCCCCGACCTCGGCACCCTCGAGCCGCTGGCCCAGCCGCTGCGCTGGCTCGCCCGCCGCGCCTCCCGCGAGCTCGCGGCGGCGCAGACCATCGGCGTCGTCGAGGCCGGCGGGCGCACGGTGTCGCTCGGCGACCTGCTCGGGCCGGAGTTCGAGGCCGACCCCGCCGCGATGTTCAGCGAGGACGGCTTCCACCCGTCGTCGGAGGGCTACGCACGGGCCGCCGACGTCCTGCTGCCCTCCGTGCTCGCCGCGCTCGGCTTCGCGGTGCCCGATGTCGCCGGGGCGGTCCCGTCGCGCGGCGAGGGCGTGCGCGCCGTCGCCGACGCAGCGGTCGCAGCCGCCGACCGGGCCGGCAGCGAGGTCACGGCGACGCAGGTCGCCGGTCGCGACCGCGGCCCGGCGGGACGGTGGGCGCTGCTGCAGCGGCGGCGCGCCGAGCCGGCGCCCTCGCTACAGGAGGCCGCGGAGGCGCCGAAGGGCGGCTAG